Part of the Fusarium musae strain F31 chromosome 3, whole genome shotgun sequence genome, CTGAACCCGCCCGTTGCCGGGCATATCGGCAACCTCAATAAACAGGATGCTTCCGTTACCGCCGGAACTATAAGCAACCAAGCCCGTCACGATACCGGGGCGGCTCGTCTTCTCAgcaatctcttcttcaaacttCTCAATGCCTAGGATGTTCTCAATATCTTCCACACTGAGATCAGAACGGTAATCATCTATGTGACCCCCATCTTTGGCTTCGGCATACTCGACAGCTTTAGCACGGCAAACAGAGCCAATTTCACGCTCCAGGTTGCGAACCCCAGACTCTCGAGTGTAACACTCGATGATTTTGGAAACAACTTCCTGGTTGAATGCAACCTGAGACTCGGCCAATCCGTTAACCCTGATCTGCTTGGGGACCAGGTGCTGCATAGCAATGTGTCGCTTCTCGAGTGTTGTGTAGCCAGGAATATAGATAGTCTCCATTCGGTCAAGCAGAGGGGCGGGGATAGTGTCCAGGCTATTGGCCGTGGCAATGAAAAGAATTTTGGAGAGATCAATCGGCATGCCCACATAGTGATCCTGAAAGTTGTAGTTTTGCTCCGGGTCTAGGACTTCCAACATGGCAGCTGAAGGATCGCCATGAATGCTGGCTTGCCCGATCttgtcaatctcatcaagcagGAAAACAGGATTGGCAACGCCGACCTTCCTGAGACCCTGCACAATGAGACCTGGCATTGCCGCGACATAGGTCCTTCGATGTCCCCGAATCTCGGCCTCGTCTCTCACACCCCCAAGCGAGATACGGTGAAACTTGCGGCCAAGAGCTGTAGCCACCGATCGCGCGAGACTGGTCTTTCCTACACCAGGGGGACCAGCAAGGAGCATGATAGGAGACTTGTCCACCATACGCTGAGACTTGAGGATGTCAAGCTTAGCCATCTCAGGCTTTGCGCTTCCCTCAATCTCTGAGCCTTCCTCGGCTgttcctttctctttctcgtTGGATGTGGCGGCCTGTCCCAATTCCTCTTgtgccttcttgatcttctcctccacctcaTCATTAATCGATTGCTTAAGCCTGAGGACAGCTAGATATTCGATGagcctcttcttgacatTATCCAGTCCATAATGATCATCGTCAAGTTGCTTCCTCGCCCGGTTTAGAGTATCAGGGCCGAGGCGGTCATCCGTGGTAACTGTCCAGGGGATTTCGGCTAGCGTTTCGAGCCAATTGCGTGTCACTTGATATTCTTGGTTCATGGGTTGCATCTTCTGAAGACGTCTCATCTCCCTATCGACTGTCTTGGCAGCATCAGCGGGAAGTTTAGCGTTGGATAGTTTGCGCTTCAAttcatcaagctcattgGCCTCCTGGTCATCGTTTTGATCATGTCCACCTGGCATCTGTCCATTGGGCGGAACAAATGCCATACCAGGGATTTGTGGTAGCGAACCTGGCTTGCGGTTTTGGTTGGTTTCGTTTAATCGATCCAAGATCTGGACGGGCATAGTAGTGAAGGTCGTGATCTTAAAATTGTTCTTGATACCGCCAACCTGACGCTCCAGTAACTCAATGACCTTGGTCAGGCGCACCTTGACATCCAGAGCAGCAAGGACCTCGAGTTTCTCCTCATGTGTGCTCTCAACCAAATTAGCCATAAAGTCGGCAAGTAGACCAGCCTCGTTGAGCTCTTTCCTCATGATTAGCATTTCAAGTCGCCTTGTAAGGACTGGTGAAAGAACCGGGCCATCGCGGGTTCGAGGAAGCAAGGAGGAAATCCTGAGGATCGTGACGAGTTCTCGAGAACGGGTTTTTAGGAGAGCAAACAGGTCTTGCGTCTGTTTGTCGGTAGCATTGTCTGGAACAACAGTCAACTACAGATGATGGGCAAGCGGTTACATGGAATAGCCTACAGTCTTCGTGGAAATATGTCACCTTGGCTTCGAAATAGGGGCGTTCGCGGGTGAAGGAGTCAATCCGGACACGGGTTGTGCCTTCGACGCGCAGCGCAAACTCGCCTGTTCCTCTCCCATCAATGCCAATGATCTTGGCGGCAACACCAAATGTGAACAGGTCATTCTTCTTAGCGGAGCCGGGAAGGACGTTCTCGATCTCAGCGGGGTCTATAtcttcagcatcgccaaTGAGTCGCTGGCCATTGCCACTGATCAGAGGGGACGAAATTGGGACGCATGCGATGGGAATACTGTCGATACGCGTATCAGGGCCCTTTGTAGCAGCCTGCTCGTAAACATGAGCGAGCAGAGCAGGAATATCGGGACGGTTCGAAGATACTGGGATTCGCTGGACGAGGCCGGGAAGAAGGATGGTGCCTCGCGCGAGCGGTATCAGGGGCAGATTCGCGGTCTGTGGCTTTGCCATGATGCCACTGGTGATTGATTATACAAAGTTTAGAACGAGACGAAGCAAACGCTATGCAAAAGGCGATGAACCAAAGAGGAGGGCAAAAAGGTGATTATCGAGATTGGTTCCGTGATGGAAGCAATAAAATAAGAGGAGAAAGTTGTTGATGTCAGAAGCAACTACGGACGGATACAGTGGCCGATGGCCGAACGATGTAGGGTGTGATTGCGGCAAGTACCTTGGAAGGAAGGAAACCTGGAGAAACACGGGGGCCAACGCCGAAGCCGGGGATCGATTGGCAGCAGCTCCACAGTTCCTGCCGAGGTTCAAGCTACTAACCTATCCGTACCCGTTGCTAGTCACGGTGATCATTTTTATATATCAAATGATGTGATGCCAACACAGGAAAAGCCGGCGGAGAAGCTTCGGAAAGCTGTGGCATATTCTAAGTGATGCCATAGATTTCCATCCAAGTCATTGCCGCGTGTCTAGATGGAACATGGCTATTTGGTAGGGAGTCGGCAGATGCATGATCGCCTACCGTATTGGGAGAGGTCCAAGGATATCTCGGGCTGACAGAGACAGCAACCGGGAATCAACAAGGGGACACTCTgtatcaacttcttctttgtgCTACTATCATAGAACAAAGCATATGTTGCTTCCGCATGAGTTGAtggataaggtaggtaggtatataATTCCCAAGCACGTGCCTGCTATCCCATAACATCGATGACTAAGGAAAAGCCAATGCCCCACACAGCCAAGGCGGGGCATCATGGAACCCATTAAACTCAGGCGCGTTTTAACGCGTCTCTTGATCTTCACGTCCTTACCGTGAGCTCTGTCTAGCCCAACTCAAACATCACACAACCACAATAATGTGTAAGTACGCTACAAGACACCCATTTTCTGCAATTCTGACTCTTCTTCAAAGCTGCTTACTCTGGATTCACAAAAACAAGCTATGGCGCCCAAGGGGGTGACGATTCTGGCGGCTTCTTCGCTGGTGGTTCACAACAGGGCAGTCAAGGCGGCGCCGGCGGCAAGGTACATCACACTCTCTTCAACCGATATTTACCACTGTTTCTCATATCTACTAGTCATACCAGGACGAATCCTTGCGGCCTGTCACAATCAAGCAGATCCTCGACGCCGAAGAGGCATACGCTGGCGCAGACTTCAAAATCGACGGTTCCCCTGTGACACAGATCACATTCGTCGGACAGATTCGCAAGATCCAACCTCAACCTACAAATATCACCCTCAACATCGACGACGGAACCGGTATGATTGAGGTCAAGAAGTGGATCGACGTCGACAAGCAGGACGATGCTGATCCCGGTTTCGAGCTGGAGTCTCACGTTCGTATTTGGGGTCGTCTCAAGtccttcaacaacaagcGCCATGTCGGAGCTCATGTTATTAGGCCTGTGGCGGATTACAACGAGGTCAACTATCACATGCTCGAGGCTACATACGTTCATCTCTATTTTACCAAGGGCCCTCTCGGTGGTCAAGGTGGCGCCAATGGAGACGGAGATAGCATGTTCGTGGATGGTGGTGGCT contains:
- a CDS encoding hypothetical protein (EggNog:ENOG41~MEROPS:MER0000485); protein product: MAKPQTANLPLIPLARGTILLPGLVQRIPVSSNRPDIPALLAHVYEQAATKGPDTRIDSIPIACVPISSPLISGNGQRLIGDAEDIDPAEIENVLPGSAKKNDLFTFGVAAKIIGIDGRGTGEFALRVEGTTRVRIDSFTRERPYFEAKVTYFHEDYNATDKQTQDLFALLKTRSRELVTILRISSLLPRTRDGPVLSPVLTRRLEMLIMRKELNEAGLLADFMANLVESTHEEKLEVLAALDVKVRLTKVIELLERQVGGIKNNFKITTFTTMPVQILDRLNETNQNRKPGSLPQIPGMAFVPPNGQMPGGHDQNDDQEANELDELKRKLSNAKLPADAAKTVDREMRRLQKMQPMNQEYQVTRNWLETLAEIPWTVTTDDRLGPDTLNRARKQLDDDHYGLDNVKKRLIEYLAVLRLKQSINDEVEEKIKKAQEELGQAATSNEKEKGTAEEGSEIEGSAKPEMAKLDILKSQRMVDKSPIMLLAGPPGVGKTSLARSVATALGRKFHRISLGGVRDEAEIRGHRRTYVAAMPGLIVQGLRKVGVANPVFLLDEIDKIGQASIHGDPSAAMLEVLDPEQNYNFQDHYVGMPIDLSKILFIATANSLDTIPAPLLDRMETIYIPGYTTLEKRHIAMQHLVPKQIRVNGLAESQVAFNQEVVSKIIECYTRESGVRNLEREIGSVCRAKAVEYAEAKDGGHIDDYRSDLSVEDIENILGIEKFEEEIAEKTSRPGIVTGLVAYSSGGNGSILFIEVADMPGNGRVQLTGKLGDVLKESVEVALTWVKAHAFELGLTPEPTTDIMKERSIHVHCPSGAIPKDGPSSGIGQAIALISLFSGKPVPPTMAMTGEISLRGRVTAVGGIKEKLIGALRAGVKTVLLPAQNRKDVKDLPQEVKDGLEILHVR